The sequence below is a genomic window from Gossypium hirsutum isolate 1008001.06 chromosome A11, Gossypium_hirsutum_v2.1, whole genome shotgun sequence.
AAGATGAATGAAGTATACCATAAATGGTATGGTGTTCTAATCAATTAATAACGCGTCACCTTATtgcctttcttttcctttttttttttaatgttaaaacaTGATCAGGTCAAATAATTATGAAAACCTTAAAAAACATTaaagaacaaaacaaaacaagCATATTTTGAATCGGATAACGAGTTTAGATTCAATAGCAACAACCAAAAATAGattcaaaataaaacttaaattcaTTTGATCCGAACTGCAGGAAAAATATTACACCAAAAAGCAAAATCAACCATCAGGGAGAGATGTTCACTCATCCTCCTGGCTGCGCAACCTAGCCAATTTGTTGGTCACAACAACATCCAATTGTGCCGCCCGCTCGACAATTTCCTTCCTCTTCTTTGTTGAAACATCATGAGCTATCTCAGCACAGTATGTCCTAAATATGCATCAACAGTCAGCAACATGCAAGAAACTTGTTATCAACAAAAAATGACGAAAGAAGAGTAAACGTATATTATACCTGTTGTGCACCATGAGAAGCTCCAGCTCTTGGACGTTATGCACGACAAATTTCTTAAACCCATTGGGAAGATAGTGGCGAGTCTTCTTGTCGGACCCATAACCAATATTGGGCATCAAAGTGCATCCCTTGAACTTCCTCCTAACACGGGAGTCGATACCTTTAGGCCTTCGCCAGTTTGTCTGTCAATATGCAAATAGCCTGTTAACATGTGTATGATCTTTTGCCTAAATGTGAGGTCAACTTTGCCAAAAATTGcatgaaaatttatcaaaaacatGATTCAAGATCACAGGACAAACAGAAGCATGAAAGCCAAACAAGACATATAACCATGGAAGTAACGAAGAGCTTAGTTTCAGCACTAAACTGAAACAAAGAGCAGATTCATGCTTACTCTTAACAACTCAAGAATTAGAGAAGAAAAATATTTAGGAGTTTGGATAGATATCCAGAGTAATTGTAAGGCTGATTTAAGCATCTGTTCAAACAGTTTAACAAGAATAAATTTCGTATTGCACTAAGACAAAGATTTCTAACGCTTGTGTATACTTCACCTAATGATTCTGGGTTGGCTGCACCTTTTATAGACAAGGATAATATAACAAGATCTATAACTCTGACAGGGTCATAAACAAAGGATGGCGATCTGAATATCTCTTCCACTAGGAAACATGGATTGCCACAAAAAGTCACTTAAACTTCAGGTGAGCCCCTAGACACCATAGACCTAAATTATAAAGACTGAGGAATCCCAGACTGACTAGCATTCCCATTAACAAATTCTAATCTTAGAGTACTTGATAGCAAACTCTCACAAAACTAGAACAACGCATCCAACATTAGTAGATAGCTGATCTCTCAAACCATAAGCCATTTTTGCTATGTTTaacagttaaaattttaaattgggttTCATTTTCCATATAAATTAAGCCAATCAAATGCATAACCTATTATAAGTTAGTCATGGTTCAATATGATTATAGTtcaaaagtataaaaacatgaatttcaaATTCACCACTAAATAGGCATCCAacaaatacatgaattttaagaATAACcatgaaatattacatttttaagTGTCTCATGACACTGTTTTTGAAATATAAGTTCCCAAATGCAGCCTAGAGCATTCTAATAAAAGAAGTGCGACCTTTTCAAgtgttgttaagtttttttaagAGCAATGAACCAGAGTAAAACCCAATTACAACTATTAATAAGCTTTGAATAAATGGGTTCTTAAAAATAAGACAAACTGAAGAGAACGTATCATTGAGAAATAAAGTAAATAACAAAGCGGAGatcagaaaaaatatatatatatattttctaaataataaaaataaaataaaaaccttgaCG
It includes:
- the LOC107923697 gene encoding 60S ribosomal protein L32-1 yields the protein MAVPLLSKKIVKKRVKKFKRPQSDRKISVKTNWRRPKGIDSRVRRKFKGCTLMPNIGYGSDKKTRHYLPNGFKKFVVHNVQELELLMVHNRTYCAEIAHDVSTKKRKEIVERAAQLDVVVTNKLARLRSQEDE